Proteins encoded together in one Riemerella anatipestifer window:
- a CDS encoding helix-turn-helix domain-containing protein yields the protein MEVIVIEKKIFEQINQKLGDLLKQTKSVVETHQAICQDKKWLDTQEVCQLLGISKRTLQNYKDRNLLPYSYINRKNYYKRSDVLHLLENQTAKTEI from the coding sequence ATGGAGGTGATAGTTATTGAAAAAAAAATATTTGAACAAATCAATCAAAAATTAGGGGACTTACTCAAACAAACAAAGTCCGTAGTAGAAACACATCAAGCCATTTGTCAGGACAAAAAATGGTTGGACACACAAGAGGTCTGTCAGTTGTTGGGCATTAGCAAACGGACACTTCAAAATTACAAAGACCGAAATTTACTGCCTTATTCGTACATCAATCGAAAAAACTACTACAAGCGTAGCGATGTACTTCATTTATTAGAAAATCAAACTGCAAAAACTGAAATCTGA
- a CDS encoding PIN domain-containing protein, with protein sequence MIVITDSNIFYSAIIAPKGKIASILREKRTIQFTAPSYLIEEIKEHAQDIADYLKISKKEVLAIFQNLLENVSIIETKEIPQKDILKAVDIVKDIDIDDVFFVALHLHTHHKIWTGDRELIKGLKLKGYDICITTEELSQHTYK encoded by the coding sequence ATGATTGTTATTACCGATAGTAATATTTTTTATAGTGCTATTATTGCTCCAAAGGGTAAAATTGCCAGTATTTTAAGAGAAAAAAGAACTATTCAATTTACCGCTCCCTCTTACTTAATTGAAGAAATTAAAGAACACGCACAGGATATTGCAGATTATCTAAAAATAAGCAAAAAAGAGGTCTTGGCAATTTTCCAAAATTTACTGGAAAATGTGTCCATTATAGAAACAAAAGAAATTCCTCAAAAGGACATTCTAAAAGCCGTAGATATTGTTAAGGACATTGATATAGATGATGTCTTCTTTGTTGCACTACATCTGCATACACACCATAAAATATGGACAGGAGACAGAGAGCTTATAAAAGGCTTGAAATTAAAAGGCTATGATATTTGTATCACCACCGAAGAATTGAGCCAACACACCTATAAGTAA
- a CDS encoding DUF3872 domain-containing protein, translating into MKHFVKISIAIIILLGLTACEDRLNIQTNFPFEVKTMPVPKSILKKQTVEIRCQIVSEQKYKDEIYTLRYFQFEGNGRLKLANQEPFLPNDMYVIPNRTFRLYYTSLSNNTQSFEVWIADSKGKEQKLRFEFNAKKEEKTE; encoded by the coding sequence ATGAAACATTTTGTAAAAATTAGTATAGCAATAATAATTTTATTGGGGCTTACGGCTTGTGAAGATAGACTGAATATACAAACCAACTTTCCGTTTGAAGTCAAAACAATGCCTGTTCCTAAGAGTATTCTAAAAAAACAGACGGTAGAAATTCGCTGTCAAATCGTATCAGAACAAAAGTACAAAGATGAAATTTATACATTAAGATACTTTCAGTTTGAGGGTAATGGTAGGCTAAAGTTGGCTAACCAAGAGCCTTTTTTACCGAATGATATGTATGTAATTCCTAACCGAACTTTTAGATTGTATTACACTTCTCTGTCTAACAATACGCAAAGTTTTGAGGTTTGGATTGCCGACAGTAAAGGCAAAGAACAAAAGCTACGCTTTGAATTTAATGCTAAGAAAGAGGAGAAAACGGAATAA
- a CDS encoding conjugal transfer protein TraO translates to MMKRLLLVMCGWLGGISLLNAQQLFPGQQGLEASINLLPTSLTLNTKAYDIRLGYIHYTRERDYWQFAVAYTRNVYTYREQDLPIETFTSEGGYSLNLVGNSSRNISLNVGLSGVVGYELINQGNHTLFDGAVINNKDAMIYGGLARLRLERYLVGDVLVFLQG, encoded by the coding sequence ATGATGAAAAGATTATTGTTAGTGATGTGTGGTTGGCTTGGAGGAATAAGTCTGTTGAACGCTCAACAACTATTCCCTGGGCAACAAGGATTGGAGGCAAGTATAAACTTGCTTCCAACTTCCTTAACACTCAATACTAAAGCCTATGATATTCGATTGGGCTACATTCACTATACCCGTGAGAGGGATTATTGGCAGTTTGCAGTGGCTTACACTCGTAATGTTTATACCTATCGAGAACAGGATTTACCCATTGAAACCTTTACTTCCGAAGGTGGTTACTCGTTAAACCTTGTTGGGAATAGTAGCCGAAATATATCCCTAAATGTTGGATTGAGCGGTGTAGTAGGCTACGAACTCATCAATCAAGGAAATCACACGCTATTCGATGGTGCGGTCATCAATAATAAAGATGCTATGATTTATGGAGGATTAGCAAGGCTACGATTAGAGCGTTATCTGGTAGGAGATGTACTTGTCTTCCTACAAGGGTAA
- the traN gene encoding conjugative transposon protein TraN, producing the protein MKSLHPFLIATLFLTIGNVYAQTETPTSETDSIYYANDTIPETKVSTSKTPGKIEPYFLEVAYDKTTHLIFPSPITYVDLGSEHIIADKAQNSENVLRVKATTPDFHPATNLSVITQDGRFYHFDIFYNTTPETTTMDFKRIMNEYNTEDFSAKTDILFTDIGNQSPAVAQLIMESIYQQKRNFIKHIGSKNAGIQFLLRGIYVYQGKLYFDMRIKNQSSLPYQVDFITFKIVDKSTGKKEVAQEIPIQPLRTYQELQRVEARSKANAVYMLKQLTLDDDKLLKVEIFEKNGSRYQSFTIGNEDLIYAREIQQFNLKL; encoded by the coding sequence ATGAAATCTTTACACCCATTTTTAATCGCAACCTTATTCCTTACAATCGGGAATGTCTATGCACAAACAGAAACGCCAACTTCTGAAACGGACAGTATTTACTACGCAAATGATACAATACCAGAAACAAAAGTATCTACATCTAAAACGCCCGGCAAAATTGAACCTTATTTTTTAGAAGTAGCTTATGACAAAACCACACATTTGATATTTCCTTCGCCCATCACTTATGTAGATTTAGGAAGTGAGCATATCATTGCCGACAAAGCCCAAAATTCGGAAAATGTTCTGCGTGTGAAAGCCACAACCCCCGACTTTCATCCCGCAACCAATTTATCCGTAATTACCCAAGACGGTCGTTTTTACCATTTTGATATTTTCTATAACACGACTCCCGAAACGACCACAATGGATTTTAAACGCATTATGAATGAGTATAATACCGAAGATTTTAGTGCCAAAACGGATATTTTGTTTACGGATATCGGAAACCAATCCCCTGCGGTGGCTCAACTCATTATGGAATCTATTTATCAGCAAAAACGAAACTTTATCAAGCATATCGGTTCTAAAAATGCAGGTATTCAGTTTCTACTTAGAGGAATCTATGTTTATCAGGGAAAATTATACTTTGATATGCGTATAAAAAATCAAAGTAGTCTGCCTTATCAAGTGGATTTTATCACTTTTAAAATCGTCGATAAATCCACAGGAAAAAAGGAAGTCGCTCAAGAAATTCCCATTCAGCCTTTACGCACTTATCAAGAACTACAAAGAGTAGAGGCAAGAAGTAAAGCCAATGCCGTGTATATGTTAAAACAATTAACCTTAGACGATGATAAATTACTCAAGGTAGAAATCTTCGAGAAAAACGGCAGTCGCTACCAATCTTTTACCATTGGTAATGAGGACTTAATTTACGCAAGAGAAATACAACAATTCAACCTAAAATTATAA
- the traM gene encoding conjugative transposon protein TraM, producing MEENKTNQEEPEKYNVLLTDEKQQAQEEQSEAQREETRKQLKKWLIFALMGLVFLGCMYLLFFMGNASDDKLKVEQDLIPEPAEISLPEDKGQAYEQDLLEQKRKEKQMAMQSLGDFSQSVPPEDDPINASMTSYQKVHRNLDDFYREDSDEEKKQMQEEIDQLKKQLTAPKPQDPLETQMKLMERSYQLANKYSLQQDKPEISDETSETKANDNAYIGSDKEAHITPVYSVSNKVVSQLPRALSDEKSLENWVQQNQRGFHSMESQKEEQPILKNSIKACIHTEQRIDKNNRIPLRLLEPIRVAGMVLPKGTLLTAMAKIDEGRLLLDISSLEYQGRIVPVSVTAYDLDGQRGLYIPYTPGANAFREIAAGLSQSSGTNYTFSSSAKDQILSEAGKGLLQGTSSYISKKIAHPKIKVKAGYQVLLVSKP from the coding sequence ATGGAAGAGAATAAAACCAATCAAGAAGAGCCAGAAAAATACAATGTATTGCTCACCGATGAGAAGCAACAGGCACAAGAAGAACAAAGCGAAGCTCAAAGAGAAGAAACCCGAAAACAACTCAAAAAATGGCTCATTTTCGCTTTGATGGGCTTAGTTTTCTTGGGGTGTATGTATCTGTTATTTTTTATGGGAAATGCCTCTGATGATAAACTAAAAGTAGAGCAAGACCTCATACCAGAACCGGCTGAAATTTCACTCCCCGAAGATAAAGGACAAGCCTACGAACAAGACCTTTTAGAGCAAAAGCGTAAAGAAAAGCAAATGGCAATGCAGTCTTTAGGAGATTTTTCGCAAAGTGTACCTCCAGAAGATGATCCCATAAATGCGTCTATGACCTCTTACCAAAAAGTTCATAGAAACTTAGATGATTTTTACAGGGAGGATTCTGATGAGGAAAAAAAACAAATGCAAGAAGAAATCGACCAGCTTAAAAAACAACTGACGGCTCCCAAGCCCCAAGACCCTTTGGAAACCCAAATGAAACTTATGGAGCGTTCCTATCAACTGGCGAACAAATACAGTTTACAACAAGATAAACCAGAAATTTCTGATGAAACCTCTGAAACAAAAGCCAACGACAATGCCTATATAGGGAGTGATAAAGAAGCTCATATTACGCCCGTATATAGCGTTTCTAATAAGGTCGTCAGCCAACTTCCAAGAGCCTTATCCGATGAGAAATCATTGGAAAATTGGGTACAACAAAACCAAAGAGGTTTTCATTCTATGGAAAGCCAAAAGGAAGAACAACCGATACTCAAAAACAGTATTAAAGCCTGTATTCACACCGAGCAACGCATTGATAAAAACAACCGTATTCCTTTGCGACTTTTAGAGCCTATCCGAGTGGCAGGAATGGTACTGCCTAAAGGTACGCTTTTGACCGCTATGGCAAAGATAGATGAGGGACGGCTATTGTTAGATATTAGTTCATTAGAATATCAAGGGCGTATCGTTCCCGTATCGGTAACTGCCTACGATTTAGACGGTCAAAGAGGGCTTTATATTCCTTATACACCTGGAGCTAATGCTTTTCGTGAAATCGCCGCAGGATTGAGTCAATCTTCAGGAACCAATTACACTTTTAGTTCCTCTGCCAAAGACCAAATATTATCCGAGGCAGGGAAAGGTCTGCTTCAAGGTACCAGTTCCTACATCTCCAAAAAGATAGCCCACCCTAAAATCAAGGTCAAAGCTGGGTATCAAGTCTTATTAGTATCAAAACCTTAA
- the traK gene encoding conjugative transposon protein TraK, with translation MEFKILRNIETGFKQIRMYAIIFASLCLVITLFSIGYAYYFAEQQREKIYVLDNGKSLILALSQDAEQNRPVEAREHIRRFHEFFFNIAPDKAAIESNMKRAFFLADKTAFNYYNDLAEKGYYNRIISGNIRQRIQVDSIVCDFNTYPYQVQTYAKQYITRSSNRTERQLVTACQLVNSVRSDNNPQGFIIEQFRVIQNEDIQTVER, from the coding sequence ATGGAATTTAAAATTTTAAGAAATATTGAAACAGGATTTAAACAAATCCGAATGTATGCGATTATTTTCGCTAGTCTGTGCCTTGTCATCACACTTTTTTCAATTGGTTATGCGTATTATTTCGCAGAACAACAACGAGAAAAAATCTATGTATTAGACAATGGAAAATCCCTCATTTTAGCTCTTTCCCAAGATGCCGAACAAAACCGTCCTGTGGAAGCTCGTGAGCATATCAGACGGTTTCACGAGTTCTTTTTCAATATCGCACCTGACAAGGCTGCTATTGAAAGCAATATGAAAAGAGCCTTTTTCTTAGCAGATAAAACTGCCTTTAATTATTACAATGACTTAGCGGAAAAAGGCTATTACAACCGAATCATCTCGGGGAATATTCGTCAAAGAATACAAGTGGATAGTATTGTATGCGATTTTAACACATATCCCTATCAAGTACAAACCTACGCCAAGCAATATATTACCCGATCAAGCAATAGGACCGAGAGGCAATTGGTAACCGCTTGTCAATTAGTTAATTCGGTTCGTTCAGACAACAATCCTCAAGGGTTTATTATAGAGCAGTTCCGAGTAATACAAAACGAAGATATACAAACCGTTGAACGCTAA
- the traJ gene encoding conjugative transposon protein TraJ has protein sequence MILAVDFTNLHEMLRNLYDEMMPLASQMSSVARGIAGLGALFYIAMRVWQSLARAEPIDVYPMLRPFAIGLAIMFFPIIVLGTLNAVLNPIVTGTHSILEGQTLNLHQLQEQKDLLEKEAMLRNPETSYLVDDKEFDKKLEELGWSPKDLATTGAMYAERSMYKIGQQIKNMFREFLEILFQSAALVIDTIRTFFLVVLSILGPIAFAFSVWDGFQSTMSQWFTRYISVYLWLPISDLFSALLAKMQTLILANDIEQLSNPDFIPDTSNTVYIIFMIIGIVGYFTIPSVAGWVVQAGGMGNFGRNINQTAQKAGNIASAGAGAAAGYIAGKLFSREENNDSDKSTEGNLET, from the coding sequence ATGATATTAGCCGTTGATTTTACCAACCTACACGAGATGCTTCGCAATCTCTATGATGAGATGATGCCTTTGGCATCTCAGATGAGTTCTGTGGCTCGTGGGATTGCCGGATTAGGTGCTTTATTTTATATTGCTATGCGTGTCTGGCAATCCTTAGCACGAGCAGAACCTATTGATGTTTATCCAATGCTTCGCCCTTTTGCCATTGGGCTGGCGATTATGTTTTTTCCAATCATTGTTCTTGGAACGCTCAATGCTGTGCTTAATCCCATCGTAACGGGAACCCATAGTATTTTAGAAGGACAAACTTTGAATTTACATCAGCTACAAGAGCAAAAAGACCTATTAGAAAAAGAAGCGATGCTCCGAAATCCTGAAACCTCATATTTAGTCGATGATAAAGAATTTGATAAAAAGTTAGAGGAATTGGGTTGGTCGCCCAAAGATTTAGCAACTACGGGAGCGATGTATGCCGAACGAAGTATGTATAAAATAGGTCAGCAAATAAAAAATATGTTCCGAGAGTTCTTAGAAATTCTTTTTCAATCTGCTGCTTTGGTGATTGATACAATACGAACCTTTTTCTTAGTCGTTCTCTCTATTCTCGGACCGATTGCCTTTGCTTTTTCCGTCTGGGACGGTTTTCAATCTACTATGAGCCAGTGGTTTACTCGGTATATTAGCGTATATCTATGGTTGCCTATTTCAGATTTATTCAGTGCATTACTTGCCAAAATGCAAACCCTAATCCTTGCCAATGATATTGAACAATTATCCAACCCCGATTTTATTCCTGACACTTCCAATACCGTTTATATCATTTTTATGATTATTGGTATCGTGGGATACTTTACGATTCCATCAGTGGCAGGCTGGGTAGTTCAGGCAGGAGGTATGGGCAACTTTGGTAGAAATATTAACCAAACTGCACAAAAAGCTGGAAACATTGCTTCCGCAGGAGCAGGGGCAGCTGCGGGATATATTGCAGGAAAACTTTTTAGTAGAGAGGAAAATAATGATAGTGATAAAAGCACAGAGGGTAATTTAGAAACATAA
- a CDS encoding DUF4141 domain-containing protein codes for MKRFIISTLAVLGIGTSVSVNAQWVVSDPGNLAQSIVNTAQEIVQTSSTAANTLNNFREVEKIYKQGKKYYDALKQVKAIVKDARKVRETVLMVGDISEIYVTNFKKMTQDPNFSPEELEAIAFGYSKLLEESSGLLGDLKKIINATSLSMNDKERMDIIDQVYKEVKEYHSLIRYYTKKNISVSYLRAKKKNDTKRVLDLYGTESRYW; via the coding sequence ATGAAACGATTTATTATTAGCACATTAGCCGTTTTAGGAATCGGCACCAGTGTATCGGTAAATGCCCAATGGGTAGTAAGCGACCCTGGGAACTTAGCTCAAAGTATTGTGAACACAGCTCAAGAAATCGTACAAACTTCTTCCACTGCTGCCAATACACTCAATAACTTTAGAGAAGTGGAGAAAATCTACAAACAGGGAAAAAAATACTACGATGCCTTAAAGCAAGTAAAAGCCATTGTGAAAGACGCACGAAAGGTTAGAGAAACCGTCTTAATGGTGGGGGATATTTCCGAAATCTATGTAACCAACTTCAAGAAGATGACCCAAGACCCCAATTTTAGCCCCGAAGAATTAGAAGCCATTGCTTTTGGTTATTCCAAACTGTTGGAAGAAAGTTCAGGCTTACTCGGTGATTTAAAAAAAATCATCAATGCCACTTCGCTTTCTATGAATGATAAAGAGCGAATGGATATTATTGACCAAGTCTATAAAGAAGTGAAAGAATACCATAGTCTTATTCGCTACTATACGAAGAAGAACATATCGGTAAGTTACCTAAGAGCGAAAAAGAAAAACGATACCAAACGCGTATTGGATTTATATGGAACCGAATCAAGGTATTGGTAA
- a CDS encoding DUF4133 domain-containing protein: MERKKKSFAINKGIGRTVEFKGLKAQYLFIFAGGLLGVLLLTMILYIVGVSPYITIGLGVLLAGLVIWQTFSLNRKYGEHGLMKIAANRRHPKYLIHRKTIQQFLHNSQHKSKSI, encoded by the coding sequence ATGGAAAGAAAGAAAAAGAGTTTTGCCATCAATAAAGGCATCGGCAGAACGGTAGAGTTCAAAGGACTCAAAGCTCAATACCTGTTTATTTTCGCAGGTGGTTTATTGGGTGTCCTGCTACTTACGATGATACTCTATATCGTGGGCGTAAGTCCTTACATCACCATTGGTCTCGGTGTCCTATTGGCGGGGTTAGTCATCTGGCAGACTTTTTCGCTGAACCGAAAATATGGCGAACACGGCTTGATGAAAATCGCTGCTAATAGAAGACATCCGAAATACCTTATCCACCGTAAAACGATTCAGCAATTTCTACACAATTCACAACATAAATCCAAAAGTATATGA
- a CDS encoding DUF4134 domain-containing protein, which produces MAKQNVFKTVLLGSCTLASTVLFAQGNGVGGINEATQMITSYFDPATKLIYAIGAVVGLIGGVKVYNKFSNGDPDTSKTAASWFGACIFLIVAATILRSFFL; this is translated from the coding sequence ATGGCAAAACAAAATGTATTTAAAACAGTCTTATTAGGGAGCTGTACCCTCGCATCAACTGTCCTATTTGCCCAAGGTAACGGCGTGGGTGGTATCAACGAAGCCACACAAATGATTACCTCTTACTTTGACCCCGCTACTAAACTCATTTACGCCATTGGTGCAGTCGTAGGATTGATAGGCGGCGTAAAAGTGTACAATAAATTTTCCAATGGAGATCCTGATACAAGTAAAACCGCCGCTTCGTGGTTTGGGGCTTGTATCTTCTTGATTGTAGCGGCTACCATTCTAAGGTCTTTCTTTTTATAA
- a CDS encoding SMODS domain-containing nucleotidyltransferase, whose amino-acid sequence MMNKEEYLQKVLKTHKMSHVNELLKKYMKKRQEIKECLEQEYGKSIYNPMNSGSYAKHTAINIKFDLDIVIPFKRNSFATLEEMFENIYNFLSETYSDVATVRKQKVSIGIIFDEDKDGDVINIDVVPGREFNDNQYIEDKKLNLYVNSEYGQIQKSKYIQTNIQAQIDHIKGKNNERSIIRLLKIWKNSNNEPYKSFFLELITIRAFNKKNITGNLWEKLRSVIEYIRDNVANDGFTLKDPGNSSNNVADTLKSWEKEALKNKMELMISNIENNTEAIKVYFPINENFEEEDKYGLKDFKIAPSIPSKSQQFG is encoded by the coding sequence ATGATGAATAAAGAAGAATATCTGCAAAAAGTACTAAAAACACATAAAATGTCTCATGTAAATGAGCTATTGAAAAAATACATGAAAAAAAGACAGGAGATAAAGGAATGTCTTGAGCAAGAATATGGTAAAAGTATATATAACCCTATGAACTCAGGTTCTTATGCCAAACATACAGCTATAAATATTAAGTTTGATTTGGATATAGTTATTCCGTTCAAAAGAAATTCGTTTGCGACATTAGAGGAAATGTTTGAAAATATATATAATTTCCTTAGTGAAACATACTCTGATGTAGCTACTGTTAGAAAACAAAAGGTTTCTATAGGGATTATATTTGATGAAGACAAAGATGGTGATGTTATAAATATAGATGTTGTTCCGGGTAGAGAGTTTAATGATAATCAATATATTGAAGACAAAAAACTCAATTTATATGTAAATTCAGAATATGGACAGATACAAAAGAGTAAATATATTCAAACCAATATTCAAGCTCAAATTGACCATATAAAGGGAAAAAATAATGAAAGGAGTATCATACGCTTATTAAAAATTTGGAAAAATAGTAATAATGAGCCGTACAAATCGTTTTTCCTAGAGTTAATAACAATCAGAGCTTTTAACAAAAAAAATATTACGGGGAATTTATGGGAAAAATTGAGGTCTGTGATAGAATACATCAGAGATAATGTGGCTAATGATGGCTTTACCCTAAAAGACCCAGGGAATAGTAGTAATAATGTTGCTGATACCTTAAAATCTTGGGAAAAAGAAGCTTTAAAAAACAAAATGGAGTTAATGATATCTAATATTGAAAATAACACGGAAGCTATAAAGGTATATTTTCCTATAAATGAAAATTTTGAGGAAGAAGATAAGTATGGTTTAAAAGACTTTAAAATAGCGCCCTCAATACCCAGTAAAAGTCAACAGTTCGGATAA